The region TGGTCTATCCCGCGTAACCAATCCCAAGGTACCCAATTTCAAACCCATGAAATTTGAGAAACTCATAGCTTCCTTAGACACATCACTTGTAACGGCGATGAAATTTCGGATTCTGGCTCTTACCCAATTTCTATTACCGTAATTTTATTGCTTCAAATGTAATTATGGAGTTCTATAGTGATTGCCCTAGTGAGCGCATGTATGTGCGGATTAcctgtttgataaaatgccacAGTGGTAGCTTAAGCTTCCAGTGCGGGCGGTCATGATATTGTCAAACTTCATGTGTTTTTCTTTATCTTGATTAAGATTGCTTAATGCTTCCTTAGCTGCTTTTAGGCAGattattctttgatttttttgtgcTTCGATCTATATAGCCTGTACCATCTTGTGATCTTTGGCTATTTGTCATTTGTTATCCTTCGTCCCACAGTTCATTTCTTAGCAAGGCATTCATTTCAGGAACTGAGATGTGATTATAGGACCTTTGTTGCTCTTGTGTGGTGTACAGCTTTCACAATATAATGGAACAGATATGTAAcctcttataaaaaatatataacctAAATAAACAATTTAACTCAACGTAGTAAAATGATAAAGTGACAATACTTCAAATCCATATAAGACATTAAATCAAACCGGACTTACCTGGTTGCACAGCGGAGATAGGATCAAACGGTTGAGTTATTGGTGTAAACAAAAGCACAGTGAATTTTGTTTGTATCCACGGCCCAAGAGTCACACACGTAGAGTTTTGGTTTGTTCTATTTCTTGAGAGTTTTTCTCTTCTCTGAAATCGGTATCCGAGAGACTTTCAGTTGAAGAAAATAATCTGCCTAAGAGGGTTCAACTACTATTGGCAGTTTCTTCTGCAACCGCTGTGTGCGGTTGTAGATCAAGATTTGGGTTTTTGAATCTAGATCTGATACTAGATCCGAACCCATTATGGACGGATCTACCCGAGTACACAACCTGGATTTCCTTCACAAGTAAACAACATCCAaaatttctacaaaaaaaaaaaatgcataacaTAAGCATAAAACTTCCTCCTATTTGAAAGAATACATACacataaacaacatttaaaattttatatatatttttattatttatttttttaatttaattgactTCCAAAAGCAGTCTTGTCCAGTACGACACCTCAATACACCAGAATGTTACCAGCTCATTTCCATTCTATTTTCTCACCAGAATGATACGTACGAGTCGGTACCATTGCGGTATGAATCTAACAACTACTCTGCATTCAAATGTTAAAAGTATAGGAAAATAGCGTTTTCAATCTAGAAAATTGTAACATATTTTCAGAAAAGGAAGTCagagatttctcttttctataacTTGTGTTAAACAATGGCAGAGACATGGTGGAGGCACTGGGGGAACGTCTCCTCACTGTGATCCTAGAAATTTCAATATAATGTATAGGATCACAAGCTCCATCAGCCATCACTGCCCAAATTGTAGGCACATGCCCCAATAGAGGGGTAAATGTGTTAttgcaaaaatataaaaaaattacttaaaaaggaAACACATCCACAGTTTAGCGGGAATATAGCAATTAGCACCTCACCACATTGGAAATAGCATTACTGTCATAATCTCCCATCTTCAAACAgattttttcttcattctccACAGTCCACAcatatttcttcttcaatcttcgcAAATTTTTTCTTACCATGAGCAATAGAGAAGCCGCAAGGTAAGTAAAGTAAGAACTCTTGAtgctcttctttctttcaaatatgAATTGAGTTTtggaataaaatatttgagttttagGATAATAATAGAGATAAACTGTGATAGAGAGAACCAAAGAGGAGATGATTGTCTCTGCGATTACTAACTTATGCATTCTCAGTTGCTTTATTTCTGGTTTTCTAGCTGTCGTTGGTGGTTGCGTTGTTCAGTGAGAGTACCTTCTGCTTTagatttgttgtattttttgtatgtTTAGTGGATTGGATGTTCTGGTTAGGTGCTGGGACTGTGGAGGCCTTTTAGATTGGTTTCTATCTTGGGTGTATTTTATCCTGaattgattattattcttgGGGGTTCTATTTACTTAATAAAAAACTATCCACTTAGCttcagggaaaaaaaaaaaaattgaggaggaagaaaaagtgGGTGGAGATGGCGGAGAACACACGACCACAGAGAGTGAATATAAAATAactcttttttgtctttttttcttcctcttgctGCAAACTGGTTGCATAAAGACTTGAAAATATAAACTAGACATAAAATTAACCATTAAGTTGTAAAAGTAGTGAAATCCATAGCATAGTTATTATAAATTACTAATGCCATGAACTAGATTTAAAAATAGGAACAATAAAATCTCGACATGAAAAAACATGAGAAAGATTTTTTCacagtttttcttgttttagtttttgGGCTAATGGGTATATTTAGTTCATATGCCattaaatgatatttatttttagggtaaattacatTCGGCACCCATGAGGTCTGATAAAAAGAAGTAAGCACTTTGAGATTTGAGAAATGATAGAGACATTCCCTAACTTTACAACTTTAACTACACATTCTCTGCTATCGTTTCTTGAcatatgttaaaaattttaatacgAAGAAAATACCCTCacattttctcttctcttcccttcCCTCTCTTTTCCTCATACCAAAAACTCGCTGGGATTTGGTTGTCtattggtctctctctctctcttcaactCGACGATGGctaaagaaggagaaaaagatcAACAAACTACCAAATTCTAGCCAGCTCACTAGATAGATAaggaggattttttttttttggggggggggggggggattgaaAATGTGGCTGtgtttttgatatattaacaaTTTAACAATGGTAAGGGGGAAAGTGTGCTAAAGTTATTGTTAtgggaataaaataatttgtgtaTTATACCAAGTGTACAAtacaagagtatatatatacatacaagtatttaaagttaattacactaatatcccttatttatcttatttaacactcctcctcaagctggagcatatatattgagcatgTCTAGtttggtataaatataattcacacGAGAACCTCTAAGCAATTTGATAAGTGAATCGGCCAATTGATCGTTGGAACccacatatgttgtaactatATCCCTAGAGAgcacattttctctaacaaaatgggaatcaatttcaatatgcttggttctctCGTGAAACACAGAattagaagcaatatgcattGCAGCTTGGTTATCACAAACCAATTGCATAGACTTAACCTGTATAACTTCTAACTgctcaattaattgtttcaaccacactagctcacatgtTGTTACGGCCATTGCCCTATATTCAACTTCTGCACTGGATCTAGCGACAACAGTTTGCTTCTGACTTTTCCAATAGACTAAGTTTCTACccacaaatacacaatatccaAATGTGGATCGCCTGTCACTAGGTGATCCTACCCAATCAGTATCTGTATATCCCACAATCTGACTGTGCCCATAATTTTGATACAATACACCCCGACCAGGAGCATCTGAATTGGTGTGTCCGAAAAATGAGGAATGGTTATAGGTGTGGATATGGTGAAACAGCTTGTGGATGAAGAGAGTGTTGGAGATGAAGACATAATGCGGAAAGAACAACATATCTGGAGCAGGTCGGGTAAGAACAAATCTGGAACAACAGTGGCTGGATTTAGGCAGGAGTGGCCTGAGACGATTCAGAGCTGGGGTTGACCGGATTTGGACCTGCGAGGCGACGGCGACTGGAGATCAAAGATATTGCCGCGAGAGCTGGGGGCGGTCGGctgaaagaagaagaggccgCGAGATCTAGGTCGTGCACTGCAGATCTAGGCGCGATCTGGGTTGTGTGATCTGTGCGATGGGGGATCTGGGCAGGGCGAGGCCGTGCGAGTTGGGCGATGGCGGATCTGGGCAGCGCGATTTGGGTGCGCGAGATTTTGCCACGTGATCTGAGAAACAGTCGTGTGATCGGCGGCGGAGGCAGCGACGTCGGTTGGCGACGGCAACAGCGTCGGTCTGCGGCTGGGTCTAGGGTttgtggctctaataccatgttttgggaataaaataatttgtgtaTTATACCAAGTGTATAATGcaagagtatatatatacatacaagtaTTTAAAGTTAATTACCCTAATAccccttacttatcttatttaactaAAGTTAAAGGACATTCCTGTCATTTCTCAAATATCAGGGATGTGACTGCAATTTACCCTTATTTTATGTGAAGTGAAGTTctaaaatttatgaatttcatgaatgatcattttaaattttaaattctgcCTCCACTATGTAAAATTTCTAGATCTACCCCTGGTGTTAGAGAAGGAGATTGATAGGATTTTAGCACTAATAAGCTAGTGCTCAGCTTGGTTTAGCTGAGAAATGGATGAATCAAGAAGAAACAGAACCTGCAGAGCACAGAGATTACTGAGAAGAAGCAActgaattttcttattttccattCCTCTGAATTCTCTTCTTTTTATACAACACAATTCAACAGATTCTGTCTTAACCAACTAACTACTGGACTGGCTACTGTTACAACAAACTAACTTCTAACTATCAGTTGTAACTACATTTACATGTCAGCATTCCAACTCAGCTAATAATCCAGCTCTTGCTCCAGCTCATCTATGCATTTGCGTGCCAATTCTTCATCTCAGCTCAAGAATCTGCAGGGATTTATTTCTTCCTCACTGGTAATTTCCTGAGGAGGATTTTCAGATTGCTCTTCCGCTTGAAGCTCTTGAGGCTGCTGTTGCTTCCAGTAATTTGGCCCAAATTCTGTTCAGAGATGGCGATGATTTAGGAAAATTTTTGTGGAGAACCACATTTTCCAAATCTTTGAATTGCtaaggaaaatttggaaaacttaTTTTAGGAGTTGTCTaagtttagttcaattttaGAGAACCATGTTTCCCGaatctccattttctatttaGAAAATTTGTATATTTGGGTGACTATTctaattttccatttctatggagtaattttctggaaaactAGGGTTGTTTTGCCATCAGTTTGACTCCCTTTAGTTCTTTGCTTCTGGCCCCAACTTTCTCTAATTAgcttctttcatgattcactcttTAATACCATTGTCAGTTCAGTGTTGGGGAGAGGCAGGGCTTGTCTTAGTCTGGGGATTTCAAGCTTTTCTGCTTCTGAGATTTTTCGGTCATGAAAATTGTTGTTTGATTCCTCAATCTGTAAGTGGAATTAGTGGATGAATACTTGCGTCCACTTTTTTGTTCGGGCTACCTCGCCCTACCTTCTCATAACTTCCACGAGGAATTTTATATCTGCTCATCAACCTTCTGAAATCCAGTCATTTCAGTCAATCTTGTTTTTTATCCTTGTAACATAGTTTTTGTTGTCACAGGTATTGAGTTACCTGGATAACAGGCGCAAGGTTCACAAGGATGCCATAAACTTCTGTCAGGATATCTTGCAAAAAAAGAATGTCAATTGGCAACCCATTTTGCGAAGCCATCTATCACAGGCAATCCGCGATGTGGATCTGGTGGTTACTGTGGGTGGTGATGGCACACTTTTGCAGGCAAGCCATTTTCTGGATGACTCAGTTCCTGTTCTAGGAGTGAATTCAGACCCCACTCAAGCTGAAGAGGTTAGCTTATCCAGCATTTTCAGTTCATAAATGTCAGCTACTACATTGGTCAAATTATCTGGATACAGACGCCCAAATTGGAGACCCTTTTGTTTAATCCTTGTTCTAGGTGGAAGAATTCGGTCCGGAATTTGATGCTACAAGAAGCATTGGCTATCTTTGCGCTGCAACTGTCGGGAACTTTGAACAAGTATGACTACTTATATTAGattgctttaacaaagaaaacgTAAAAGTCATTGATGCCATACCTGAAAACACTGATGCTATTTAAAGCAGCCATTGGTAAAGTTTTTGTATTTAGTTCTTTTATATGTTTGTGttcatgtttatatatatatatatttccttctCGGAATTGTTTCTTGCAGGTATGATACCTGAATGAGTTGCGACCTTTATTGCATCTCTAAACTAGTTTCAACTTCATCTGTTTCTATTAAAGAAGACATTACTTAGATCATTGAATTGTCTCGATATAAGTGCTCTAGCAATTGGGGCCAACCTTCCTTAGTTAATTGTCTCCATCCTGCTGTTCAATATGCTTATTTAGTGAcatttttctttacaaaagCAAACTTTTCATTCAATTGAACACAAGCATTTCAGATGGTAGACAACATCCTTGAGGGTAAGACAGATCCATCGAAGTTATCAAGGATGTCAATTTGTGTGAACTCAAAGCTGCTGCCAAAATACGCTCTTAATGATGTTCTAATTGTGCATCCTTCTCCTGCAACAGTTTCTCGGTTCTCATTCAGGTAAGAGATTCCTATCAGAACAGTAGCACTGGCACACATTCTTAAATTTCATACTTAGAATCTTATATGTGGCAGGATTAAAAGAGATGGCCACCCAGGCGGGCATTTGGTGAACTGTCGTTCTAGTGGTCTAAGAGTCTCAACGGCTGCTGGATCGACTGCTGCAACGCTATCAGCCGGTGGGACTCCAATGCCTATTTTGTCGAAGGATCTCCAGTACATGGTCCGCGAGCCCATTCTGCACGGCGCAGTCAACTCTAGCCCGTTGCATGGACTGGTACAACCTCATGAAGGTTTGGAGATTTCATGGTTCTGCAAAGAGGGGTTGCTTTTTACAGACGGCTCCCATGTTTTCCATTCTATCCAACATGGAGATACCATAGAACTATCTTCCAATGCCCcaattttgaaagttttcttgcCTAACCACTTGTCGTAGATACATACAGATGCAGAACAGTTGTCACAGTGAAAAAATTGTACAATGCTCTACAGATCTTTCCAATATAAGAACGACTTACTGTGGAGTTGAGATTGTTACTCCCACTCTCTCTTGTATGCAGGATTGTTTTGTTGAAAGAAACTAAACCACCAAGAATGATGGTTAGCAATTGGCCTAATTTTGACTCAAAATATGAGGTTGTCAGTTTAAATTGTTCGGATGGTCTCATGTCTTGCAGTCCACCGTTTTAAGTGGTGGAGGCACTTATAATGCTTCAATTGATGGTCAATGACAAGGTATTAAGagtgcttctttttcttttctcttttttctttttttttgggttgaagggtattaagaATGGTTAGGATGCTCCGCAAGTCATATCATTATTAAATGAACTCTATCTAATAAGATGATATCttgtctatttatattttttttacttaaataaagtattttttaaatatcccAGTTGTGAATGAGTCTTGATATGGTGGTCTTgatttattcatatttgtttttaatcaaaaaaaaaaaaaagaaaaattcttaaataacaaaaactacGTCAAAAAGAGTAGCTTACAATCTTttataaagtttttatttatatttactaATTTGATGGGGATCCAAACTTGCTACAATCATTTCATTTTGTATCATGTATAATTTAATCGAATTactgttaattaatatataattatatcaacCATGGAATGTAGATATGTGTATTTtgaaatagatttttaattaaatattaaacgtGATAATTTGATTAATCATACTAAATATAATCTTAAGATACGAGTTACATATTATTATACCATATAAGAAATTTGCATTgaaacttttaattaattttgtgtgggtatatatatatatattatttaattctttaaaattatataaatttggattgatatatattttgtaaaattaattaattatcaatttatagggaaaattaaaaaatctaagTGAGGAAAATAAATCTACAATTTTTGCTAGACTTTGCCATGGATGGGGCAAACCAACAAAGAGCCTTTGAGGGATCTTTTTCTATTGCACAAAATCCCAACACTATAATGGGTTTTCCTTCTTTGGAATGACCATTTTGCCCTTGCCTGAGGTGTTTGTTTTTCTCTCCTCCTTCCTCCACATGACAACTACATTGATGAGTTATTTTTCATCCCAATTTGTCATGCTAGTAACTAATGATAAAGTGTAATGGAAGCAAATGGTGCTctagaattaaaactaaatagaaaaattgaatgCCCCTGAGGTTTGGACTAAATACATAAACTACTTCTAAAATATGAGAGATTATAATAACTATCCATATTGGGAAAACCTTATTGCAATTTTTCTTAATGTATTGctattaaaattttctaaacacCCAAAAGACCCTCTTTAGCAATAGCCTCTTCAACTATAGTATTTTTTCTTTAACAACATTGATAATGCAGAGGTACTAAACTTTTCTTACGACAATGACTGGTCATAAATAGTAAAACTTTCTCTAATGATCATAGAAACACAATCGTAGGCTTCTGATTTCCCTTAAACTAAGAGATGTAGATCTCATTCCATAATAGTTAACAAGTCCTCTAGAATCTAGATGATAATAGTTTGGatctcttttgttcttttctcttcttgtgAACCTGTGGTGTTGTTGCAGAGATACAacaatgaaaatttatttgtctGAGAACCTTAGCAAATAGTCAATAGGGCACTAGTGAGAAAGAAGAGGTTGGAAACCACCAGAGGAGATCGACAGCTAGGGACTCAACTCGCTATCCAGAGAAGCTTATGAGCGAAACATTGGAGGAGCGGGAGGAATAGGCCCCAGAGAGAGGTAGAGGAGCCCCAGATGGATCTCCAAAGAGTGCTTGTAAAGTCCTTGGGCGAGTCTTCTGCAGGGTTTGCAAGACAAAAGACAATTAAGGGGCATGCAAGGATTTCTCTCGCACGGGCCCTCTATGCCTAAGTTAATTAGTACAAGTCATGAAGAAGTAAAGATATAATATGATGTAGCATGTACGAGTGTATCATGTAGACAAGATCCACGAGTGCACTATGAAGAGGTGCACGGGTGAGCGGTATGAGTGTATCGTGTAGATGGACTCTTTACATAAGTgatacatagagagagagagagagagagagagagaaagagagagattgtgcAACCAGGATGGCTTGCCTGAAGCCGAGGAGCCGATAGATATTCATGTAGGTTAATTGTGATTGGGACACGTGGTTGGCACATGACACGCGGGTGCTGGGAGTGTAAGACTCTTCCTGTAAAGATCtagaaaaataacaataatagtattaataatttaattctaaaaaaataaaataaataaaaacaataataataaataaataaataaaataatttatataaaaaaaggaagaaagaaaatataaaaagaaaatgggagacgCGCGAGTAGCCCCCCCAGAAAATCggttctctttctttctttctctctctctctctctctctctctctctctctttctttctctctcgcttACTTTCGAATTTCTATTGATTTTGCACGATCCGGACGTTCGATCTTCGATCCGACTTCATTTTCCCCATTTAAGAgcccccgatctacaagaaGGTAAGCGTTTTGGTTTTATCTTGAtggtttttcttgttgtttcgAGGGTGTGTGTATTGGGGCGCGATGTGGGTTTTGGCCGGTTGTTTAAGGTCAAATCTATGGAGATCTAACCATtggattttgttggttttgggATATGTTGGTCAGATTACTTGAGGGTGTCAGATGGCAGTCTCCGATCGCTGAAAATAGTTGGCCACATTGGCCGGCGATGACTGGCAGTGAGCTTTGTTTTTGGCCAAAAACTAAACcctaaatatatgaaaatctagCTGTCcgatctttgttatttttggatatgtttgtGGCCTAGGTGCTGCGCACCTAGTGGTAGCCTCCGATCGTTGGAAAAATGGTCGGCGATCGGTGGTCAGCGATAGCCAAATTTCGTCTCTatgttggccaaaaattaaaatctagatCTGCTAAGATCAAACCGTCTGATGGCcctcattttgagatatgttgatgttcgtggcgagggcttcgattcggtatgCTGGTCAGCCATGTTTCGCCAGTCGGCGGCCACAGAATGTcgggaagaagaaaataaaagaaaagaaaaaggaaagaaaaaaaaagaaaaagaaaaagaaaaaaaaaaagagggctTTTCGGGTTGGGCAGGTCGAGTAGggttttggcctaggatggcggggcccgattgggttatAAAATGGCCCAATGCATTAGGTATGGTTTGACCCAGTGTGGTAGCCCTTGGGCTGGTCTACTTgacttgttttccctttttgtcgCTTGTCCGTagacctaggatgacttggttagatTAGTCCTACTTAGGATATCGACGTCAGTCTAATTTGGATTCTTCTTAGATCTCTTGGAATTGATGCCGTGACTGGCGAGTCACTTTGTTGATTGGAGTTCTAAGaacgaagccctattagatgactcgagacCGAGCAAGACTAACCCCGAGTGCATtttaggctagcctatgatgatgacttggGTTTATCCCGAATcttgatttctgatggattcattttattctaaGGCTAGTACATtgcaaatcattttttttaagtcatttattaaatcactaattaattaattattatgttttaaaaaatttgctaattgagttataaatataaatatatatgtattttgaaaaagataaattttaaaaaatattatctatattaaaagaaaccTAATTTATGggtgaatatataaatattattcttatggcagcctataagtgggtgtgtagttccactatacacttacgctgtaacaccccctctcctagaactgcccgagaagaggtgctactggggaaaataaaataaactggctgataaactgaaatctgataccatgactaaacatctcaatcaactggaataaaaaactctgactaagggacaatccctcagttgaaatgtaaaataaatctaaactgacaaaacactataaaactcaacagactcccagacatcttttatcttgagcggctccacgtacacacactactgaacactgctccTAGACctcacatctgatactcccctgttagaacctggaggggtgaagagtacaaggtgagctacaaaagctcagcaagtaataagctggaaagaatactgaagctgaattgaaGAATATCAATACTGATAAATAGCTGACTGAACTTATACTggataatcactgtctgattgcattcataaaaatgtaatgcacataaactgtaaactaaatgcaggtatgcaactttggctcataggctcacataatctgataatacatacctgtctgaactgaaacctgcatacataaaaactgtaagcacatactgtgggcaaagcccctagccctctggttgccaccaggcgagcaactcataaactgagttgaaactgaaact is a window of Diospyros lotus cultivar Yz01 chromosome 10, ASM1463336v1, whole genome shotgun sequence DNA encoding:
- the LOC127810793 gene encoding NADH kinase-like, which codes for MTRKRLLLLLKPFDVFPKAKAGLSRVTNPKVLSYLDNRRKVHKDAINFCQDILQKKNVNWQPILRSHLSQAIRDVDLVVTVGGDGTLLQASHFLDDSVPVLGVNSDPTQAEEVEEFGPEFDATRSIGYLCAATVGNFEQMVDNILEGKTDPSKLSRMSICVNSKLLPKYALNDVLIVHPSPATVSRFSFRIKRDGHPGGHLVNCRSSGLRVSTAAGSTAATLSAGGTPMPILSKDLQYMVREPILHGAVNSSPLHGLVQPHEGLEISWFCKEGLLFTDGSHVFHSIQHGDTIELSSNAPILKVFLPNHLS